The Panicum hallii strain FIL2 chromosome 9, PHallii_v3.1, whole genome shotgun sequence genome has a window encoding:
- the LOC112876998 gene encoding transcription factor TEOSINTE BRANCHED 1-like: MFPFCDSSSPMDLPLYQQLQLSPPSPKPDQSSSFFYYPCSPPFAAAAADASFHLSYQLGSAAAAATPPQAVIDSPELPAQPLMEQAPAPASELDAACANAQGAGVSLDRASAVARKDRHSKICTAGGMRDRRMRLSLDVARKFFALQDMLGFDKASKTVQWLLNTSKAAIQEIMTDDASSECAEDGSSSLSVDGKPNPVELGLGGGDQQPKCNDRSEGKKPAKARKAATAPKPPRKSGNAHPVPDKETRAKARERARERTKEKHRMRWVKLASAIDVEAAAASVARDRPSSNNLNHHSSSNMACGAAELEERCSSTLNNGGTRMQEITGASDVILAFGNGGYGAAGNYYCQEQWDLGGVVFQQNSRFY, encoded by the coding sequence ATGTTTCCTTTCTGTGATTCCTCGAGCCCCATGGACTTACCGCTTTACCAACAGCTGCAGCTCAGCCCGCCTTCCCCAAAGCCGGACCAATCCAGCAGCTTCTTCTACTACCCATGCTCCCctcccttcgccgccgccgccgccgacgccagcTTCCACCTCAGCTACCAGCTCGGTAGCGCCGCCGCAGCGGCCACCCCGCCACAAGCCGTGATCGACTCGCCGGAGCTGCCGGCGCAGCCGCTGATGGAgcaggcgccggcgccggcatcAGAGCTGGACGCCGCCTGCGCCAATGCACAAGGCGCCGGCGTCAGCCTCGACAGGGCCTCCGCGGTCGCGAGGAAAGACCGGCACAGCAAGATATGCACCGCCGGCGGGATGAGGGACCGCCGGATGCGGCTCTCCCTCGACGTCGCCCGCAAGTTCTTCGCGCTCCAGGACATGCTTGGCTTCGACAAGGCCAGCAAGACGGTGCAATGGCTCCTCAACACGTCCAAGGCCGCCATCCAGGAGATCATGACCGACGACGCGTCGTCGGAGTGCGCGGAGGACGGCTCCAGCAGCCTCTCCGTCGACGGCAAGCCCAACCCGGTGGAGCTGGGACTGGGAGGAGGAGATCAGCAGCCGAAGTGTAACGACCGCAGCGAGGGGAAGAAGCCGGCCAAGGCAAGAAAGGCGGCGACCGCCCCAAAGCCACCAAGAAAATCGGGCAATGCACACCCAGTCCCCGACAAGGAGACGAGGGCCAAGGCGAGGGAGAGGGCGAGGGAGCGGACGAAGGAGAAGCACCGGATGCGGTGGGTGAAGCTTGCATCAGCAATTGacgtggaggcggcggctgcctcGGTGGCGAGGGACAGGCCGAGCTCGAACAATTTGAACCACCACTCATCGTCGAACATGGCGTGTGGTGCTGCTGAATTGGAGGAGAGGTGCTCATCAACCCTCAACAATGGAGGAACCAGGATGCAAGAAATCACAGGGGCGAGCGACGTGATCCTAGCCTTCGGCAATGGAGGATACGGCGCCGCCGGCAACTACTACTGCCAAGAACAATGGGACCTTGGTGGAGTCGTCTTTCAGCAGAACTCGCGCTTCTACTGA